In the Takifugu flavidus isolate HTHZ2018 chromosome 11, ASM371156v2, whole genome shotgun sequence genome, one interval contains:
- the ide gene encoding insulin-degrading enzyme isoform X1 → MCSCITRTARYTRYLPTTANGPWFKQYFRLVSSLPVKMSDPAVKMVVDDIIRSPEDKRVYKGLEFTNGLKVMLISDPTTDKSSAALDVQIGSLSDPVNISGLAHFCEHMLFLGTKKYPKENEYSQFLSEHAGSSNAFTSGEHTNYYFDVSHEHLQGALDRFAQFFLCPLFDESCKDREVNAVDSEHEKNLMNDAWRLFQLEKATGNPKHPFSKFGTGNKLTLETRPSNEGVDVRQELLQFHSAYYSSNLMGLCVLGRESLDELTSMVVQLFGEVENKNVPIPEFPEHPFQEEQLRQFYKVVPVKDIRNLYVTFPIPDLQKYYKSNPGHYLGHLIGHEGPGSLLSELKSKGWVNTLVGGQKEGARGFMFFIINVDLTEEGLLHVEDIIFHMFQYIQKLRTEGPQEWVFQECKDLNKVAFRFKDKERPRGYTSKVASLLHYYPLKEVLAAEYLLEDFRPDLIEMVLDKLRPEYVRVAVVSKSFEGQTDKTEEWYGTQYKQEAISDATVKKWADADLNGKFKLPMKNEFIPTNFEIYPLEKESPSVPTLIKDTAMSKVWFKQDDKFFLPKACLNFEFFSPFAYVDPLHCNMAYLYLELLKDSLNEYAYAAELAGLNYDLQNTVYGMHLSVKGYNDKQHILLKKIVEKMATFEIDEKRFDIIKEAYMRSLNNFRAEQPHQHAMYYLRLLMTEVAWTKDELREALDDVTLPRLKAFIPQLLSRLHIEALLHGNITKESALGMMQMVEDTLIEHAHTKPLLPSQLIRYREVQIPDGGWYVYQQRNEVHNNCGIEIYYQTDLQATHENMLLELFCQIISEPCFNTLRTKEQLGYIVFSGPRRANGVQGLRFIIQSEKAPHYLESRVEAFLCTMEKAVEEMSEEAFQKHIQALAIRRLDKPKKLSAECGKHWGEIISQQYHFDRDTIEVAYLKTLTKDNVMQFYTERLAVGALKRHKVSVHVLSREMDSCPVVGEFPAQNDVNLAPAPSLPQPSLVQDMTEFKRSLPLFPLVRPHINFMAAKL, encoded by the exons AGTTCACCAACGGCCTGAAAGTGATGCTCATCAGCGACCCCACCACAGACAAATCCTCAGCGGCTCTGGACGTCCAAATAG GTTCCTTATCGGACCCAGTGAACATCTCTGGCCTGGCGCACTTCTGTGAACACATGCTGTTCCTGGGAACCAAGAAGTACCCCAAAGAGAACGAATACAGCCAGTTTCTGAGCGAGCACGCCGGCAGTTCCAACGCCTTCACCAGCGGAGAGCACACAAACTATTACTTTGACGTTTCCCATGAGCACTTGCAAGGAGCCCTTGATAG GTTTGCTCAGTTCTTCCTGTGCCCACTGTTCGACGAGAGCTGTAAAGACCGGGAGGTGAACGCTGTGGACTCTGAGCATGAAAAGAACCTGATGAACGATGCCTGGAGGCTCTTTCAGCTGGAGAAGGCCACTGGCAACCCTAAACACCCCTTCAGTAAATTTGGGACTG GCAATAAACTGACCCTCGAGACCCGGCCGTCGAACGAGGGCGTCGATGTCCGTCAGGAGCTCCTTCAGTTCCATTCCGCCTATTATTCCTCCAACCTGAtgggactgtgtgtgttaggacGAG AGTCCTTGGATGAGCTAACATCCATGGTGGTTCAACTGTTTGGAGAGGTGGAGAACAAGAACGTGCCCATCCCAGAATTCCCTGAGCATCCTTTCCAAGAGGAACAACTCAGA CAATTCTACAAGGTGGTGCCTGTTAAGGACATCAGGAACCTGTATGTGACCTTCCCCATCCCAGACCTTCAGAAGTATTACAAGTCTAACCCAGGGCATTATCTGGGACACCTGATTGGTCACGAAGGACCTGGAAGTTTATTATCTGAGCTGAAATCTAAAG GCTGGGTCAACACACTCGTCGGAGGGCAAAAGGAAGGAGCCCGTGGGTTCATGTTCTTCATCATCAACGTGGACCTGACGGAGGAGGGTCTCT TGCACGTGGAGGACATCATATTCCACATGTTTCAGTATATCCAGAAGCTCCGCACCGAGGGGCCCCAGGAGTGGGTGTTTCAGGAGTGCAAA GATTTAAACAAAGTGGCCTTCAGGTTCAAGGACAAGGAGCGACCCCGGGGCTACACTTCCAAAGTGGCTAGTTTACTGCAT TACTACCCTCTGAAGGAGGTTCTGGCAGCAGAGTACCTCCTGGAAGACTTCAGACCGGACCTGATCGAAATGGTGCTGGATAAGCTGAGACCAGAATATGTCAG AGTGGCAGTGGTGTCAAAGTCATTTGAAGGGCAGACCGATAAAACGGAGGAGTGGTACGGCACGCAGTACAAGCAGGAGGCCATCTCTGATGCAACGGTCAAG AAATGGGCAGATGCGGACCTCAATGGCAAGTTCAAATTACCCATGAAGAATGAGTTCATCCCGACCAACTTTGAGATCTACCCTCTGGAGAAAGAGTCTCCATCAGTGCCCACGCTGATCAAG GACACTGCCATGAGCAAGGTGTGGTTCAAGCAGGACGACAAGTTCTTTCTGCCCAAAGCGTGTCTGAACTTTGAGTTCTTCAG CCCCTTTGCGTATGTGGACCCGTTGCATTGTAACATGGCATATTTATAcctggagctcctcaaggacTCCCTCAACGAGTATGCATATGCAGCCGAGCTAGCTGGCTTGAACTATGACCTCCAAAATACCGTCTATGGGATGCAT ctgtcagtcaaaggCTACAACGACAAACAGCACATCCTCTTGAAGAAGATCGTGGAGAAGATGGCCACCTTTGAGATCGACGAGAAGCGCTTTGACATCATCAAGGAAGCG TACATGAGGTCCTTAAATAACTTCCGAGCCGAGCAGCCTCACCAGCACGCCATGTACTACCTCCGTCTGTTGATGACAGAGGTCGCTTGGACCAAAGACGAGCTCAGAGAAGCTCTGGACG ATGTGACTCTTCCGCGCCTCAAGGCCTTCATACCTCAGCTGCTGTCCCGGTTACACATCGAAGCTCTTCTCCATGGCAACATCACCAAGGAG TCGGCTCTTGGCATGATGCAGATGGTAGAGGACACACTCATCGAGCACGCTCATACCAAGCCCCTCCTCCCCAGCCAGCTGATCCGCTACAGAGAGGTGCAGATCCCCGATG GTGGCTGGTACGTTTACCAGCAGAGGAACGAGGTCCACAACAACTGCGGCATCGAGATCTACTACCAGACGGACCTGCAGGCCACCCACGAGAacatgctgctggagctctTCTGCCAGATCATCTCGGAGCCCTGCTTCAACACCCTCCGCACCAAAGAGCAGCTGG GCTACATCGTGTTCAGCGGGCCTCGGCGGGCCAACGGCGTCCAGGGGCTGCGCTTCATCATCCAGTCAGAGAAGGCTCCCCACTACCTGGAGAGCCGGGTGGAGGCCTTCCTGTGCACCATGGAGAAGGCGGTGGAGGAGATGAGCGAGGAGGCCTTCCAGAAGCACATCCAGGCTCTGGCCATCCGCCGCCTGGACAAGCCCAAGAAGCTGTCGGCAGAGTGCGGCAAGCACTGGGGGGAGATCATCTCCCAGCAGTACCACTTTGACAGAG ATACCATTGAAGTGGCCTATCTGAAGACCCTGACCAAGGACAACGTAATGCAGTTCTACACA GAGCGGCTGGCGGTCGGCGCCCTGAAGAGGCACAAGGTGTCCGTGCACGTCCTGTCCAGAGAGATGGACTCCT gTCCAGTGGTGGGAGAGTTCCCTGCTCAGAATGATGTCAACTTGGCCccggccccctccctcccacag CCGTCGCTGGTTCAGGACATGACGGAGTTCAAGCGgagcctccctctcttccctctggtCCGACCCCACATCAACTTCATGGCCGCCAAACTGTGA
- the ide gene encoding insulin-degrading enzyme isoform X2: MSDPAVKMVVDDIIRSPEDKRVYKGLEFTNGLKVMLISDPTTDKSSAALDVQIGSLSDPVNISGLAHFCEHMLFLGTKKYPKENEYSQFLSEHAGSSNAFTSGEHTNYYFDVSHEHLQGALDRFAQFFLCPLFDESCKDREVNAVDSEHEKNLMNDAWRLFQLEKATGNPKHPFSKFGTGNKLTLETRPSNEGVDVRQELLQFHSAYYSSNLMGLCVLGRESLDELTSMVVQLFGEVENKNVPIPEFPEHPFQEEQLRQFYKVVPVKDIRNLYVTFPIPDLQKYYKSNPGHYLGHLIGHEGPGSLLSELKSKGWVNTLVGGQKEGARGFMFFIINVDLTEEGLLHVEDIIFHMFQYIQKLRTEGPQEWVFQECKDLNKVAFRFKDKERPRGYTSKVASLLHYYPLKEVLAAEYLLEDFRPDLIEMVLDKLRPEYVRVAVVSKSFEGQTDKTEEWYGTQYKQEAISDATVKKWADADLNGKFKLPMKNEFIPTNFEIYPLEKESPSVPTLIKDTAMSKVWFKQDDKFFLPKACLNFEFFSPFAYVDPLHCNMAYLYLELLKDSLNEYAYAAELAGLNYDLQNTVYGMHLSVKGYNDKQHILLKKIVEKMATFEIDEKRFDIIKEAYMRSLNNFRAEQPHQHAMYYLRLLMTEVAWTKDELREALDDVTLPRLKAFIPQLLSRLHIEALLHGNITKESALGMMQMVEDTLIEHAHTKPLLPSQLIRYREVQIPDGGWYVYQQRNEVHNNCGIEIYYQTDLQATHENMLLELFCQIISEPCFNTLRTKEQLGYIVFSGPRRANGVQGLRFIIQSEKAPHYLESRVEAFLCTMEKAVEEMSEEAFQKHIQALAIRRLDKPKKLSAECGKHWGEIISQQYHFDRDTIEVAYLKTLTKDNVMQFYTERLAVGALKRHKVSVHVLSREMDSCPVVGEFPAQNDVNLAPAPSLPQPSLVQDMTEFKRSLPLFPLVRPHINFMAAKL; this comes from the exons AGTTCACCAACGGCCTGAAAGTGATGCTCATCAGCGACCCCACCACAGACAAATCCTCAGCGGCTCTGGACGTCCAAATAG GTTCCTTATCGGACCCAGTGAACATCTCTGGCCTGGCGCACTTCTGTGAACACATGCTGTTCCTGGGAACCAAGAAGTACCCCAAAGAGAACGAATACAGCCAGTTTCTGAGCGAGCACGCCGGCAGTTCCAACGCCTTCACCAGCGGAGAGCACACAAACTATTACTTTGACGTTTCCCATGAGCACTTGCAAGGAGCCCTTGATAG GTTTGCTCAGTTCTTCCTGTGCCCACTGTTCGACGAGAGCTGTAAAGACCGGGAGGTGAACGCTGTGGACTCTGAGCATGAAAAGAACCTGATGAACGATGCCTGGAGGCTCTTTCAGCTGGAGAAGGCCACTGGCAACCCTAAACACCCCTTCAGTAAATTTGGGACTG GCAATAAACTGACCCTCGAGACCCGGCCGTCGAACGAGGGCGTCGATGTCCGTCAGGAGCTCCTTCAGTTCCATTCCGCCTATTATTCCTCCAACCTGAtgggactgtgtgtgttaggacGAG AGTCCTTGGATGAGCTAACATCCATGGTGGTTCAACTGTTTGGAGAGGTGGAGAACAAGAACGTGCCCATCCCAGAATTCCCTGAGCATCCTTTCCAAGAGGAACAACTCAGA CAATTCTACAAGGTGGTGCCTGTTAAGGACATCAGGAACCTGTATGTGACCTTCCCCATCCCAGACCTTCAGAAGTATTACAAGTCTAACCCAGGGCATTATCTGGGACACCTGATTGGTCACGAAGGACCTGGAAGTTTATTATCTGAGCTGAAATCTAAAG GCTGGGTCAACACACTCGTCGGAGGGCAAAAGGAAGGAGCCCGTGGGTTCATGTTCTTCATCATCAACGTGGACCTGACGGAGGAGGGTCTCT TGCACGTGGAGGACATCATATTCCACATGTTTCAGTATATCCAGAAGCTCCGCACCGAGGGGCCCCAGGAGTGGGTGTTTCAGGAGTGCAAA GATTTAAACAAAGTGGCCTTCAGGTTCAAGGACAAGGAGCGACCCCGGGGCTACACTTCCAAAGTGGCTAGTTTACTGCAT TACTACCCTCTGAAGGAGGTTCTGGCAGCAGAGTACCTCCTGGAAGACTTCAGACCGGACCTGATCGAAATGGTGCTGGATAAGCTGAGACCAGAATATGTCAG AGTGGCAGTGGTGTCAAAGTCATTTGAAGGGCAGACCGATAAAACGGAGGAGTGGTACGGCACGCAGTACAAGCAGGAGGCCATCTCTGATGCAACGGTCAAG AAATGGGCAGATGCGGACCTCAATGGCAAGTTCAAATTACCCATGAAGAATGAGTTCATCCCGACCAACTTTGAGATCTACCCTCTGGAGAAAGAGTCTCCATCAGTGCCCACGCTGATCAAG GACACTGCCATGAGCAAGGTGTGGTTCAAGCAGGACGACAAGTTCTTTCTGCCCAAAGCGTGTCTGAACTTTGAGTTCTTCAG CCCCTTTGCGTATGTGGACCCGTTGCATTGTAACATGGCATATTTATAcctggagctcctcaaggacTCCCTCAACGAGTATGCATATGCAGCCGAGCTAGCTGGCTTGAACTATGACCTCCAAAATACCGTCTATGGGATGCAT ctgtcagtcaaaggCTACAACGACAAACAGCACATCCTCTTGAAGAAGATCGTGGAGAAGATGGCCACCTTTGAGATCGACGAGAAGCGCTTTGACATCATCAAGGAAGCG TACATGAGGTCCTTAAATAACTTCCGAGCCGAGCAGCCTCACCAGCACGCCATGTACTACCTCCGTCTGTTGATGACAGAGGTCGCTTGGACCAAAGACGAGCTCAGAGAAGCTCTGGACG ATGTGACTCTTCCGCGCCTCAAGGCCTTCATACCTCAGCTGCTGTCCCGGTTACACATCGAAGCTCTTCTCCATGGCAACATCACCAAGGAG TCGGCTCTTGGCATGATGCAGATGGTAGAGGACACACTCATCGAGCACGCTCATACCAAGCCCCTCCTCCCCAGCCAGCTGATCCGCTACAGAGAGGTGCAGATCCCCGATG GTGGCTGGTACGTTTACCAGCAGAGGAACGAGGTCCACAACAACTGCGGCATCGAGATCTACTACCAGACGGACCTGCAGGCCACCCACGAGAacatgctgctggagctctTCTGCCAGATCATCTCGGAGCCCTGCTTCAACACCCTCCGCACCAAAGAGCAGCTGG GCTACATCGTGTTCAGCGGGCCTCGGCGGGCCAACGGCGTCCAGGGGCTGCGCTTCATCATCCAGTCAGAGAAGGCTCCCCACTACCTGGAGAGCCGGGTGGAGGCCTTCCTGTGCACCATGGAGAAGGCGGTGGAGGAGATGAGCGAGGAGGCCTTCCAGAAGCACATCCAGGCTCTGGCCATCCGCCGCCTGGACAAGCCCAAGAAGCTGTCGGCAGAGTGCGGCAAGCACTGGGGGGAGATCATCTCCCAGCAGTACCACTTTGACAGAG ATACCATTGAAGTGGCCTATCTGAAGACCCTGACCAAGGACAACGTAATGCAGTTCTACACA GAGCGGCTGGCGGTCGGCGCCCTGAAGAGGCACAAGGTGTCCGTGCACGTCCTGTCCAGAGAGATGGACTCCT gTCCAGTGGTGGGAGAGTTCCCTGCTCAGAATGATGTCAACTTGGCCccggccccctccctcccacag CCGTCGCTGGTTCAGGACATGACGGAGTTCAAGCGgagcctccctctcttccctctggtCCGACCCCACATCAACTTCATGGCCGCCAAACTGTGA